The following proteins are co-located in the Microbacterium sp. SORGH_AS_0888 genome:
- a CDS encoding aldo/keto reductase yields the protein MHDRMLRGIVVSEIGFGAAQLGNLYRATSDADARAAVDAAWDGGIRYFDTAPHYGVGLSERRLGEALRDRPREQFVVSTKVGRLLVPTPERAAAGLLDDDNGFAAPATHRREWDFSRDGILRSIEGSLERLGLGHIDIVYLHDPDEHGEAAFTTGVRALIELRDQGVVRAVGAGMNQAPMLTRFIEECDIDVVMVAGRHTLLDRTAQEELLPRARERGVAVVAAAVYNSGLLSMPTVPDDATYDYGPAPADVISRARRLAEVCARHGVTLPEAAVQYPLREETVASVVVGMRTAAQVESTLARYAAEIPEAAWRELESV from the coding sequence ATGCACGATCGGATGCTGCGCGGCATCGTCGTGTCCGAGATCGGATTCGGCGCGGCCCAACTCGGCAACCTGTACCGAGCGACCTCGGACGCGGACGCGCGCGCCGCCGTCGACGCCGCCTGGGACGGCGGCATCCGCTACTTCGACACGGCTCCCCACTACGGCGTCGGGCTCTCCGAGCGCCGCCTGGGCGAAGCCCTGCGCGACCGGCCTCGCGAGCAGTTCGTCGTGTCGACGAAGGTCGGCCGACTGCTCGTGCCCACGCCCGAGCGCGCCGCCGCGGGCCTCCTCGACGACGACAACGGGTTCGCGGCGCCGGCGACCCACCGCCGCGAGTGGGACTTCTCGCGGGACGGCATCCTGCGGTCGATCGAGGGCAGCCTCGAACGGCTCGGGCTCGGCCACATCGACATCGTCTACCTCCACGACCCCGACGAGCACGGCGAGGCGGCCTTCACCACCGGGGTCCGAGCCCTCATCGAGCTGCGCGACCAGGGCGTCGTCCGCGCCGTCGGCGCGGGGATGAACCAGGCGCCGATGCTCACCCGCTTCATCGAGGAGTGCGACATCGACGTCGTGATGGTGGCCGGCCGCCACACCCTCCTCGACCGCACGGCGCAGGAGGAGTTGCTCCCCCGCGCCCGCGAGCGGGGCGTGGCCGTCGTCGCCGCCGCCGTGTACAACTCGGGGCTGCTGAGCATGCCCACCGTTCCGGATGACGCGACCTACGACTACGGCCCGGCTCCGGCCGACGTGATCTCCCGCGCGCGCCGCCTGGCCGAGGTCTGCGCACGCCACGGCGTGACGCTGCCGGAGGCCGCCGTGCAGTACCCGCTGCGCGAGGAGACGGTCGCCTCCGTCGTCGTCGGAATGCGCACCGCGGCCCAGGTCGAGAGCACTCTCGCCCGATACGCCGCCGAGATCCCCGAGGCCGCCTGGCGAGAACTGGAGTCCGTGTGA
- a CDS encoding SDR family oxidoreductase, whose translation MPRDQYTFADPTTLYPRIQPDRQHQPEPGLDAELTPRADLGEETYRGTGRLAGRKALITGADSGIGAATAIAFAREGADIAMSYLPEEEEDASRVRSLLRDAGATVLTFPGDLRDPAYCRELVQRTVEGLGGLDILVNNGGKQIFNEDLTTLPDEQFDDTLATNVGALFWITKAALPHLPAGATIINTTSVQAYKPSDILVDYATTKAAINAFTKALAQQLAPRGIRVNAVAPGPIWTPLQVTDGQPQEKIESFGAETPLGRAGQPAEIAPAFVFLASPESSYVLGETLNVNGGMPTP comes from the coding sequence ATGCCACGCGACCAGTACACCTTCGCCGACCCGACGACCCTGTACCCGCGCATCCAGCCGGACCGGCAGCACCAGCCCGAGCCGGGACTGGACGCGGAGCTCACCCCGCGGGCCGATCTCGGAGAGGAGACGTATCGCGGAACCGGCAGGCTCGCGGGCAGGAAGGCGCTCATCACGGGGGCCGACTCCGGGATCGGCGCGGCCACGGCGATCGCGTTCGCCCGGGAGGGCGCCGACATCGCGATGTCGTACCTGCCCGAAGAGGAGGAGGACGCCTCCCGCGTCCGCTCCCTGCTCCGCGACGCCGGCGCGACGGTGCTCACCTTCCCCGGCGACCTGCGCGATCCCGCCTACTGCCGCGAGCTCGTGCAGCGCACCGTCGAAGGACTGGGCGGTCTCGACATCCTCGTCAACAACGGCGGCAAGCAGATCTTCAACGAAGACCTCACGACCCTGCCGGACGAGCAGTTCGACGACACGCTCGCGACGAACGTCGGCGCCCTGTTCTGGATCACGAAAGCGGCACTGCCCCATCTGCCGGCCGGCGCCACGATCATCAACACGACGTCGGTGCAGGCGTACAAGCCCTCCGACATCCTGGTGGACTACGCCACCACCAAGGCGGCCATCAACGCCTTCACGAAGGCGCTCGCGCAGCAGCTCGCGCCGCGCGGCATCCGCGTCAACGCCGTGGCGCCGGGGCCGATCTGGACGCCGCTGCAGGTGACGGACGGCCAGCCGCAGGAGAAGATCGAGAGCTTCGGCGCGGAGACGCCGCTGGGGCGTGCCGGCCAGCCCGCCGAGATCGCCCCCGCGTTCGTGTTCCTCGCCTCCCCGGAGTCGAGCTACGTGCTCGGCGAGACCCTCAACGTCAACGGCGGCATGCCCACGCCCTAG
- a CDS encoding response regulator transcription factor, with product MIRVLIADDEDMIRTALAALLRLEDDIEVVAECVDGTQAVAAARRLEPDVCLLDVEMPGMDGIDVAAVVRRHTRARVVAVTRHARPGVLRRALQAGVDGFLPKSRPAQDVADVIRQVAGGRRHVDPEVAADALADERSPLTDRELDVLRAGAQGQTIATIAHTLHLSPGTVRNHVSAILGKLQLETRQQALLRAQERGWI from the coding sequence GTGATCCGGGTCCTGATCGCGGACGACGAGGACATGATCCGCACGGCGCTCGCGGCCCTGCTCCGCCTGGAGGACGACATCGAGGTCGTCGCCGAATGCGTCGACGGCACGCAGGCGGTCGCGGCTGCGCGACGCCTGGAGCCGGATGTCTGCCTGTTGGACGTGGAGATGCCGGGGATGGACGGCATCGACGTCGCGGCCGTCGTTCGTCGCCATACGCGCGCACGGGTCGTCGCGGTCACCCGGCATGCGCGGCCGGGGGTCCTGCGGCGCGCACTGCAGGCCGGCGTCGACGGCTTCCTGCCCAAGTCCCGTCCCGCGCAGGACGTCGCGGACGTCATCCGGCAGGTGGCGGGCGGGCGGCGTCACGTCGATCCCGAGGTCGCCGCGGACGCCCTCGCCGACGAGCGCAGTCCCCTCACCGACCGCGAGCTCGACGTCCTGCGCGCGGGGGCGCAGGGGCAGACGATCGCCACCATCGCGCACACCCTGCATCTCTCGCCCGGAACGGTCCGCAACCACGTGTCCGCCATCCTCGGCAAGCTGCAGCTGGAGACGCGCCAGCAGGCGCTGCTGCGGGCCCAGGAGCGCGGCTGGATCTGA